Proteins encoded by one window of Pseudonocardia alni:
- a CDS encoding AMP-binding protein, which yields MKATRLDDEHARRNIEAGHWTGNLVDGYLATAAERSPEATAVVDRGRRWTYCELDGAVNRFASALRGRGVGRGDVVSWLLPNRAEAVVVHLGTIRLGAVSNPIIPIYRHRETAFILRQAGSKVVVVPRLFRDFDYPAMLDEIRDEVPGLETVVVVDGGDGRLSFDELLDEGRADGVRTPRAPDDIALLLYTSGTTSAPKGALHSHHTLDHENRSIVDFFGLSATDVVFMPSPVGHIIGVLYGLQLPFMLGSAVVLLDVWEPGRGLELIEEHRCTFTVAATPFLHGLVHHPSLPDRDVSSLRVFACGGADVPPELVRAATSALGCTVSRGYGSTEYPTASACNADDPVDKRARTDGRPIGPAEVRLAPDGELQVRGPELFLGYLDASLNAAAFTDDGWLRTGDLARIDDDGYVEIIGRQKDIIIRGGENISAKEIEDQLFEHPAVADVAVVSSPDPVLGERVCAVVVPETGREVTLPGLVEWLTARRTARQKLPERLILLDDLPRNPSGKIQKFRLRELAREHTTLESTRK from the coding sequence ATGAAGGCGACCAGGCTCGACGACGAGCACGCCCGGCGGAACATCGAGGCCGGTCACTGGACGGGGAACCTCGTCGACGGCTACCTGGCCACGGCCGCGGAGCGCAGCCCCGAGGCGACCGCCGTCGTCGACCGGGGACGGCGCTGGACCTATTGCGAGCTCGACGGGGCGGTGAACCGGTTCGCCTCCGCGCTGCGCGGGCGCGGGGTCGGCCGCGGGGACGTCGTGTCCTGGCTGCTCCCCAACCGGGCCGAGGCGGTCGTCGTGCACCTCGGGACGATCCGGCTCGGCGCGGTCAGCAACCCGATCATCCCGATCTACCGGCACCGCGAGACGGCGTTCATCCTGCGCCAGGCCGGCTCGAAGGTCGTCGTGGTACCACGGCTGTTCCGCGACTTCGACTACCCGGCCATGCTCGACGAGATCCGCGACGAGGTCCCCGGGCTGGAGACCGTCGTCGTGGTGGACGGCGGGGACGGCCGGCTGAGCTTCGACGAGCTCCTCGACGAGGGCCGGGCGGACGGTGTCCGGACGCCCCGGGCGCCGGACGACATCGCCCTGCTGCTCTACACCTCCGGTACGACCTCGGCGCCCAAGGGCGCGTTGCACAGCCACCACACCCTCGACCACGAGAATCGCAGCATCGTCGACTTCTTCGGGCTCTCCGCGACCGACGTCGTCTTCATGCCCTCGCCGGTCGGCCACATCATCGGTGTCCTCTACGGGCTGCAGCTGCCGTTCATGCTGGGCAGCGCGGTCGTCCTGCTCGACGTGTGGGAGCCCGGCCGGGGTCTGGAGCTCATCGAGGAGCACCGGTGCACGTTCACGGTCGCGGCCACCCCGTTCCTGCACGGGCTCGTCCACCACCCGTCGCTGCCCGACCGCGACGTGAGCTCGCTTCGCGTCTTCGCGTGCGGCGGCGCCGACGTGCCGCCGGAGCTGGTCCGGGCCGCGACCTCGGCGCTGGGCTGCACCGTCAGCCGGGGATACGGGTCCACCGAGTACCCGACGGCGTCGGCCTGCAACGCCGACGACCCTGTCGACAAGCGTGCGCGGACCGACGGCAGGCCGATCGGCCCCGCCGAGGTCCGGCTCGCCCCCGACGGCGAGCTGCAGGTGCGCGGGCCCGAGCTGTTCCTCGGCTACCTCGACGCCTCGCTCAACGCCGCGGCCTTCACCGACGACGGCTGGCTGCGCACCGGTGACCTCGCCCGTATCGACGACGACGGCTACGTCGAGATCATCGGGCGGCAGAAGGACATCATCATCCGCGGCGGCGAGAACATCAGCGCCAAGGAGATCGAGGACCAGCTCTTCGAGCACCCCGCGGTCGCTGACGTCGCCGTCGTCTCCTCCCCCGACCCGGTGCTCGGCGAACGGGTCTGCGCCGTCGTCGTCCCGGAGACCGGTCGCGAGGTGACGCTGCCCGGGCTCGTCGAATGGCTGACCGCGCGGCGGACGGCCCGCCAGAAGCTCCCCGAGCGCCTGATCCTGCTCGACGACCTGCCCCGCAACCCCAGCGGCAAGATCCAGAAGTTCCGGCTCCGCGAGCTGGCGCGCGAGCACACGACCCTCGAATCGACACGGAAGTGA
- a CDS encoding GAF and ANTAR domain-containing protein yields the protein MDLTRPELNGTPDESERSTDGASPVPYAATADADADVVGQFRRLAPALLDCATVAEVLDRVLDAVTRVVPVAAMASVTMRDDAGRYYTPVSTGGPAEEIDVVQYRSGHGPCVDAAREDGPASAVSDDLRHEERWPELAGTAVGHGFLSVAAVELLPDARPPRLPGALNVYASGPQAFGRADIDRLTILAGYASLALATTDAVSAAELKQAHLQTAIETRDVIGQAKGILMARRGLDADQAFDLLRRTSQDINVKLARLARTVAERPQDIDSL from the coding sequence GTGGACCTGACGAGGCCAGAGCTGAACGGAACGCCGGACGAGTCGGAGCGCAGCACCGACGGCGCGTCCCCCGTCCCGTACGCCGCCACGGCCGACGCCGACGCCGACGTCGTCGGGCAATTCCGACGTCTCGCACCGGCGCTCCTGGACTGTGCGACGGTCGCCGAGGTGCTGGACCGTGTGCTCGACGCCGTGACACGCGTCGTGCCCGTGGCGGCGATGGCGAGCGTGACGATGCGCGACGACGCAGGCCGCTACTACACACCGGTGTCCACCGGCGGGCCGGCCGAGGAGATCGACGTCGTGCAGTACCGCAGCGGTCACGGTCCCTGCGTCGACGCCGCCCGCGAGGACGGCCCCGCGTCCGCGGTGTCGGACGACCTGCGGCACGAGGAGCGGTGGCCCGAGCTGGCCGGGACCGCGGTGGGGCACGGGTTCCTCTCGGTGGCCGCGGTCGAACTGCTCCCCGACGCCCGGCCGCCCCGGCTGCCGGGCGCGCTCAACGTGTACGCCTCCGGACCGCAGGCCTTCGGCCGCGCCGACATCGACCGCCTGACCATCCTGGCCGGCTACGCCTCGCTCGCGCTGGCGACCACCGACGCGGTCTCGGCCGCGGAGCTCAAGCAGGCACATCTGCAGACGGCGATCGAGACCCGTGATGTCATCGGCCAGGCCAAGGGCATCCTGATGGCCCGCCGCGGGCTGGACGCCGACCAGGCCTTCGACCTGCTGCGGCGGACCTCGCAGGACATCAACGTGAAGCTGGCGCGCCTGGCCCGCACGGTCGCCGAGCGTCCCCAGGACATCGACTCCCTCTAG
- a CDS encoding nitroreductase family deazaflavin-dependent oxidoreductase has translation MTPNLLDGEYVPSSDPTTRDQVELYERTGGREGATMLGGPVVVLTTRGARSGTLRKTPLMRIERGGVYALGASAGGQARHPGWFHNLTAHPTVQLQDGARRALMTARVAEGTERADWLAYADGLYPFFADLRERAVLTGDREVPVVLLEPVTD, from the coding sequence ATGACACCGAACCTGCTGGACGGCGAGTACGTCCCCAGCTCCGATCCCACCACCCGCGACCAGGTCGAGCTCTACGAACGCACCGGCGGCCGGGAGGGTGCGACCATGCTGGGCGGCCCCGTCGTCGTCCTGACCACCCGCGGGGCACGGTCGGGCACGCTGCGCAAGACCCCCCTGATGCGGATCGAGCGCGGCGGCGTCTACGCCCTCGGAGCGTCGGCCGGTGGGCAGGCCCGACACCCGGGCTGGTTCCACAACCTGACCGCGCACCCGACGGTGCAGCTGCAGGACGGGGCCCGCCGGGCGCTGATGACCGCGCGCGTCGCCGAGGGCACCGAACGCGCGGACTGGCTCGCCTACGCCGACGGGCTGTACCCGTTCTTCGCCGACCTGCGCGAGCGCGCCGTCCTGACCGGTGACCGGGAGGTGCCGGTGGTGCTGCTCGAACCCGTCACGGACTGA
- a CDS encoding TetR/AcrR family transcriptional regulator, whose product MDAASAPPRSRPRNRRAEIARNAGELFSLRGFHGVRMDDIAEASGITARALYRHYANKQALLSHVVLEDQQHVVDTITTLTALPPGDRDLDATLTALTEAALDSRRLSLLWQREARHLDAQDFQLVRSRTRWIAQQLDELLLTPARGDLSPGVTDLRSWVIVSIISGAGFYDTPLPRARLAHQLAEASRRVIAAPAATVADAPVQATDRAPSSRREQLVGAAAQEFRAKGFAGVSIDDIGGRVGVVGPALYRYFDTKADILVAAVTRLHEWLALETTRALRTPGPDDAVLGLLVGGYVRVALEATDLLAVRLTERLSLPDAARERIDRIQADDVAEWQRWLSAARPDLPDADAATLVRTARTIVDDCARIPHLRRYPAAAGELTGAALAALGLPPAGNRA is encoded by the coding sequence ATGGACGCAGCGAGCGCGCCGCCGCGGTCCCGGCCCCGCAACCGGCGGGCCGAGATCGCCCGCAACGCGGGAGAGCTCTTCAGCCTCCGTGGGTTCCACGGCGTCCGCATGGACGACATCGCGGAGGCCAGCGGGATCACCGCGCGGGCCCTCTACCGCCACTACGCCAACAAGCAGGCCCTGCTCTCGCACGTCGTGCTGGAGGACCAGCAGCACGTCGTCGACACGATCACCACGCTGACCGCGCTGCCGCCAGGGGACCGGGATCTGGACGCCACTCTCACCGCACTCACGGAGGCCGCGCTGGACAGCCGGCGGCTCTCCCTGCTGTGGCAGCGCGAGGCACGCCACCTGGACGCCCAAGACTTCCAGCTGGTCCGCAGCAGGACCCGGTGGATCGCACAGCAGCTCGACGAGCTCCTCCTCACCCCTGCCCGCGGCGACCTGTCCCCCGGGGTGACCGACCTCCGCAGCTGGGTCATCGTCAGCATCATCTCCGGGGCGGGCTTCTACGACACCCCGCTCCCCCGCGCCCGGCTCGCCCACCAGCTGGCCGAGGCGAGCAGGCGGGTGATCGCCGCCCCCGCGGCGACCGTCGCGGACGCCCCGGTGCAGGCGACCGACCGGGCGCCGTCCTCCCGCCGCGAGCAGCTCGTCGGGGCGGCCGCGCAGGAGTTCCGCGCGAAGGGCTTCGCCGGGGTGAGCATCGACGACATCGGCGGCCGGGTCGGCGTCGTCGGGCCCGCCCTCTATCGGTACTTCGACACCAAGGCCGACATACTGGTGGCCGCCGTCACCCGGCTGCACGAGTGGCTCGCGCTGGAGACGACGCGCGCCCTGCGCACCCCCGGCCCGGACGACGCGGTCCTCGGCCTGCTCGTCGGGGGCTACGTCCGCGTCGCGCTCGAGGCGACCGACCTGCTCGCCGTCCGGCTGACCGAACGGCTCTCCCTGCCCGACGCCGCCCGCGAGCGCATCGACCGCATCCAGGCCGACGACGTCGCGGAGTGGCAGCGATGGCTCTCCGCTGCCCGCCCCGACCTGCCCGACGCCGACGCCGCGACGCTGGTCAGGACCGCGAGGACGATCGTCGACGACTGCGCGCGGATCCCCCACCTGCGGCGCTACCCGGCGGCGGCGGGCGAGCTGACGGGCGCGGCCCTCGCCGCGCTCGGTCTTCCCCCCGCCGGGAACCGGGCCTAG
- a CDS encoding TetR/AcrR family transcriptional regulator, whose translation MPRRVDPDARRAQVADAVIDEIAAHGLRSVTLARISARSGLAIGSIRHYFGDNLREVMSFTLGVLLQRAEHRNPGLSGDPASRVAELVVLVAPTSEQERKENIALVEYRVMARTDPGFAAEVATTSLAAAEAIRSLLRAALADRVIDEEALHREALLLLTLVEGFSLGSALSPAPLQEADVRAVVTDTLHRIRGAYPPRREAPVERSGT comes from the coding sequence ATGCCCAGACGCGTGGACCCGGATGCCCGGCGAGCGCAGGTCGCCGACGCCGTGATCGACGAGATCGCCGCGCACGGACTCCGCTCGGTGACCCTCGCCCGGATCTCCGCACGCTCCGGCCTGGCCATCGGGAGCATCCGGCACTACTTCGGCGACAACCTGCGGGAGGTCATGTCGTTCACGTTGGGCGTCCTGCTCCAGCGCGCGGAGCACCGCAACCCGGGACTCTCCGGGGATCCGGCGAGCCGGGTCGCCGAGCTGGTCGTCCTCGTCGCACCCACCAGCGAGCAGGAACGCAAGGAGAACATCGCACTCGTCGAGTACCGGGTGATGGCACGCACGGACCCGGGGTTCGCAGCCGAGGTCGCCACGACCTCGCTCGCGGCCGCGGAGGCGATCCGGTCGCTCCTGCGCGCGGCACTCGCCGACCGTGTGATCGACGAGGAGGCACTGCACCGCGAAGCGCTCCTGCTGCTCACCCTGGTCGAGGGCTTCTCGCTCGGTTCGGCGCTGAGCCCGGCCCCGCTGCAGGAGGCCGACGTCCGCGCCGTCGTCACGGACACCCTGCACCGCATCCGTGGCGCCTACCCGCCTCGCCGGGAGGCGCCGGTGGAGCGCTCGGGGACCTGA
- a CDS encoding alpha/beta hydrolase, translating into MALTVIPLVLSAACTSATPPEPAGQADMAAYLTQEPDWGSCTDTATNAADAELFANPALECASVEVPLDYDAPAGERARIALTRLPARGEAEGSLLINPGGPGGSGTSFVASFLPQWQNGPVAERFDIVGFDPRGIGASTPALDCYTDEEYDAGDVPRFGAVYDITSAEQAVDHAQRCIDGSGGVENLVNAGSANVVRDMDIMREVLGDERLTFLGYSYGSEIGAMYLAAHPDKVRAVVLDSAVGPDWTPSELRLAQFTASQARFDEVAALCAQSPDCVLGPDPAAANERLHEIVAPLVGTPVPTADGRDVSVWDVYLGITAGLAAEAHWPTLISALTALDAGRAEEILALRDGFYSRTADGVYTTDIDTNIAVRCMDWPRLTPEEQTAHAREVAEVAPMFDVDVLTGGTFHSECEGWPAPPTRDDPWLPAEVEGLPETLVVGVTGDPATPYEGSVSMARTLGASLLTVDGKQHGAYLLGGSACVDDAVNAYLLDLETPPADARCSL; encoded by the coding sequence GTGGCCCTCACCGTCATCCCCCTCGTCCTGTCGGCGGCCTGCACGTCGGCGACCCCGCCGGAGCCCGCTGGGCAGGCGGACATGGCCGCCTACCTGACGCAGGAACCGGACTGGGGCAGCTGTACGGACACTGCGACCAACGCCGCGGACGCCGAGCTGTTCGCGAACCCCGCACTGGAGTGCGCGTCGGTCGAGGTCCCACTCGACTACGACGCCCCGGCGGGGGAGAGGGCACGGATCGCCCTCACCCGTCTCCCCGCCCGGGGAGAGGCCGAGGGGTCACTGCTGATCAACCCCGGCGGCCCCGGCGGATCCGGCACCAGCTTCGTGGCGTCCTTCCTGCCCCAGTGGCAGAACGGTCCCGTCGCCGAGCGCTTCGACATCGTCGGCTTCGACCCGCGCGGGATCGGAGCGTCGACCCCGGCTCTCGACTGCTACACCGACGAGGAATACGACGCAGGGGACGTGCCCCGGTTCGGCGCCGTGTACGACATCACCAGCGCCGAGCAGGCGGTGGACCACGCGCAGCGCTGCATCGACGGCTCCGGAGGCGTCGAGAACCTCGTCAACGCCGGATCGGCGAACGTCGTGCGGGACATGGACATCATGCGGGAGGTCCTCGGCGACGAGCGGCTGACCTTCCTCGGCTACAGCTACGGCTCCGAGATCGGTGCCATGTACCTCGCCGCGCACCCCGACAAGGTCCGTGCCGTCGTGCTCGACAGCGCCGTCGGGCCCGACTGGACACCGAGCGAGCTCCGCCTCGCCCAGTTCACCGCCTCCCAGGCCCGGTTCGACGAGGTCGCCGCGCTCTGCGCCCAGTCACCCGACTGTGTCCTCGGGCCCGATCCCGCGGCGGCGAACGAGCGTCTGCACGAGATCGTCGCGCCGCTGGTCGGGACGCCGGTGCCCACCGCCGACGGCAGGGACGTGAGCGTCTGGGACGTGTATCTCGGGATCACGGCGGGCCTGGCGGCGGAGGCCCACTGGCCCACGCTGATCTCCGCCCTGACCGCGCTCGACGCGGGGCGGGCCGAGGAGATCCTCGCCCTGCGCGACGGCTTCTACAGCCGCACCGCCGACGGCGTCTACACCACCGACATCGATACGAACATCGCCGTGCGCTGCATGGACTGGCCCCGCCTGACTCCGGAGGAGCAGACCGCGCACGCGCGTGAGGTCGCGGAGGTCGCGCCGATGTTCGATGTCGACGTGCTGACGGGCGGGACCTTCCACAGTGAGTGCGAGGGCTGGCCGGCGCCACCGACCCGCGACGACCCGTGGCTGCCCGCCGAGGTCGAGGGCCTTCCCGAGACGCTCGTCGTGGGGGTCACCGGTGACCCGGCGACGCCGTACGAGGGCAGCGTCTCCATGGCACGAACCCTCGGCGCGAGCCTGCTCACCGTCGACGGCAAGCAGCACGGCGCCTACCTCCTCGGTGGCAGCGCGTGCGTCGACGATGCGGTCAACGCCTACCTTCTCGACCTCGAGACCCCGCCGGCCGATGCCCGATGCAGCCTCTGA
- a CDS encoding TetR/AcrR family transcriptional regulator has protein sequence MPRVTREQKQRNRERILAAAGEGFRLRGIDGTGIDGLMKSAGMTHGGFYNHFASKSDLAVEVLHQGFIDSLAVLDGLRAAHPGSARAALDGMIDQYVDAEHRDHPEAGCPSAALVSDAGRHGAGAQAEYRRGLDGYFDAIAEMVIECGREIGTEITPAEAREQAVALFSQMVGALLLARAVADVAPDLSDEVLAANRNQLKDR, from the coding sequence ATGCCCCGCGTCACACGGGAGCAGAAGCAGCGCAACCGCGAGCGGATCCTGGCCGCGGCGGGCGAGGGGTTCCGGCTGCGCGGCATCGACGGGACGGGCATCGACGGACTGATGAAGTCGGCGGGCATGACCCACGGCGGCTTCTACAACCACTTCGCGTCCAAGAGCGACCTCGCCGTCGAGGTCCTGCATCAGGGCTTCATCGACTCGCTGGCGGTGCTCGACGGCCTCCGTGCGGCACATCCCGGTTCGGCGCGCGCCGCCCTGGACGGCATGATCGACCAGTACGTCGACGCCGAGCACCGGGACCACCCCGAAGCCGGATGTCCCTCGGCCGCACTCGTCTCCGACGCGGGACGGCACGGTGCCGGCGCGCAGGCCGAGTACCGCCGCGGTCTGGACGGCTACTTCGACGCCATCGCGGAGATGGTGATCGAGTGCGGCCGGGAGATCGGTACCGAGATCACCCCGGCCGAGGCCAGGGAGCAGGCGGTGGCACTGTTCAGCCAGATGGTCGGCGCGCTCCTGCTCGCCCGGGCGGTGGCCGACGTCGCCCCGGATCTGTCGGACGAGGTCCTCGCGGCCAACCGGAACCAGCTCAAGGACCGGTGA
- a CDS encoding TetR/AcrR family transcriptional regulator: MSEDAQPEPLYRRIAGEFAARIRSGDLRPGDRIPSIRQIADRWNVAIATATKVLAVLRDEGLVEAKVGSGTVVSASTNGPRRPGRAHTSASRSFPPRPAGGARQALGREHVLRTAVAIADVEGAGAVSMRRVAAELGVGAMSLYRHIANKDDLMTEMADLVFGELELPDPGPDGWRARLELIARWQWGLCRRHLWLPRAVSFTRPSMAPNMMVHTEWTLRALEGLGLSLRTRMQEALALHSLVINAALSTADEVEAEQETGVSLGRWRQAQRARTDALFAGGRFPLLAQVHERVVPDVDELFDYSLARHLDGFAVLVGEPPSSNSRSAP; this comes from the coding sequence ATGTCGGAGGACGCTCAGCCGGAGCCGCTCTACCGGCGGATCGCCGGGGAGTTCGCGGCCCGGATCCGATCCGGTGATCTGAGGCCGGGGGACCGGATCCCGTCCATCCGGCAGATCGCCGACCGGTGGAACGTCGCGATCGCGACCGCGACGAAGGTTCTTGCTGTCCTGCGCGACGAGGGCCTGGTCGAGGCGAAGGTGGGCTCCGGCACCGTCGTCAGCGCCTCCACGAACGGGCCGCGCCGGCCGGGCCGGGCGCACACGTCCGCTTCCCGGTCGTTCCCGCCGCGTCCGGCCGGCGGAGCGAGGCAGGCACTCGGTCGCGAGCACGTGCTGCGGACCGCTGTCGCGATCGCCGACGTCGAGGGTGCGGGGGCGGTGTCCATGCGGCGGGTCGCCGCCGAGCTCGGCGTGGGGGCGATGTCCCTCTATCGCCACATCGCGAACAAGGACGACCTGATGACCGAGATGGCCGACCTGGTCTTCGGGGAGCTGGAACTCCCCGACCCGGGACCCGACGGCTGGCGAGCCAGACTGGAGCTGATCGCGCGGTGGCAGTGGGGGCTGTGCCGGCGACACCTGTGGCTGCCCCGAGCGGTGTCGTTCACCCGGCCCTCGATGGCGCCGAACATGATGGTGCACACCGAGTGGACCCTGCGGGCGCTCGAGGGTCTCGGCCTGTCACTGCGCACGCGGATGCAGGAGGCGCTCGCGCTGCATTCGTTGGTGATCAACGCTGCACTGTCCACAGCGGACGAGGTGGAGGCCGAGCAGGAGACAGGTGTGTCGCTGGGCCGGTGGCGGCAAGCGCAGCGTGCACGGACCGACGCGCTGTTCGCCGGCGGGCGCTTCCCCTTGCTGGCGCAGGTCCATGAGCGAGTCGTCCCCGACGTCGACGAGCTGTTCGACTACAGCCTGGCCCGGCACCTGGACGGGTTCGCGGTCCTGGTGGGGGAGCCACCGTCGAGCAACTCGCGGTCGGCCCCGTGA
- a CDS encoding NADPH-dependent F420 reductase yields the protein MRFGTIGAGTVAQAVAAHLVRAGHTVTLSNSRGPDSLRDVVARLGSSVRAAPVEDAARADMVFLTVPWPRVGDALAGLPPWDGRILVDTTNRMPESADVDPGATTPSELVAALAPGARVVKAFNTLYARYIAADPRHPEGRQLLFHAGDSTAAKATFHELADRIGFAPVDAGPLRDGGRLMQVGGPLSALHALRQDPDGEAR from the coding sequence GTGCGGTTCGGAACCATCGGCGCCGGGACGGTCGCGCAGGCCGTGGCCGCTCATCTGGTGAGGGCGGGGCACACCGTCACCCTGAGCAACAGCCGCGGCCCCGACTCGCTGCGCGATGTCGTGGCGCGACTGGGGTCGTCGGTGCGGGCAGCGCCGGTCGAGGACGCCGCGCGGGCCGACATGGTGTTCCTGACCGTGCCGTGGCCGCGGGTCGGCGACGCACTGGCCGGGCTCCCACCCTGGGACGGCCGCATCCTGGTGGACACGACCAACCGGATGCCGGAGTCGGCGGACGTCGATCCCGGCGCGACGACGCCGAGCGAGCTCGTGGCGGCGCTGGCCCCCGGCGCACGCGTGGTCAAGGCGTTCAACACGCTCTACGCCCGCTACATCGCCGCCGACCCCCGGCACCCGGAAGGGCGGCAGCTGCTGTTCCACGCCGGCGACAGCACCGCGGCCAAGGCCACGTTCCACGAGCTCGCCGACCGCATCGGGTTCGCCCCGGTCGACGCCGGACCGCTGCGCGACGGCGGACGGCTGATGCAGGTCGGCGGCCCCCTCTCGGCCCTGCACGCCCTGCGCCAGGACCCGGACGGAGAGGCGCGGTGA
- a CDS encoding zinc-binding dehydrogenase codes for MKALAYERAHLLDAFAIDLVDVAEPRLRAGDLLVEVRAIGVNPGEAAIRRTRSAPPGGRVVLGWEFAGVVVATGPAATGFAVGDRVMGTGDITRDGSWAERVAVDHRVVAPIADELTFADAASLPIGVLTAWEALVRDGDALPAGVGNVLVVGAAGGVGSMATQLLATWTQAFVIGTASRPESRQWATALGADLVVDHHRDLAAQLRDAGVGPVDLVLSTSDTGSRLTSYVELLRPFGHLAFVDAPGRWDLEAAAGRSLSLHGEMVFSTIVTGGDATRQGRILARAAGDVVAGRLRPIGTTTLQGLTPEAMRAAHTLVESGRSVGKTVITL; via the coding sequence GTGAAGGCACTCGCCTACGAGCGGGCGCACCTGCTCGACGCGTTCGCCATCGATCTGGTCGACGTCGCCGAACCGCGGTTGCGGGCCGGCGACCTGCTGGTCGAGGTGCGGGCGATCGGTGTCAACCCCGGCGAGGCCGCGATCCGGCGGACCCGCAGTGCGCCGCCGGGCGGTCGCGTCGTCCTCGGATGGGAGTTCGCGGGCGTCGTCGTCGCGACCGGGCCCGCGGCCACCGGGTTCGCGGTCGGGGACCGGGTGATGGGCACCGGCGACATCACCCGCGACGGGAGCTGGGCCGAACGCGTCGCGGTCGACCACCGGGTCGTCGCCCCGATCGCCGACGAGCTCACGTTCGCCGACGCCGCATCCCTGCCGATCGGCGTGCTCACCGCGTGGGAGGCGCTCGTCCGCGACGGCGACGCACTGCCCGCCGGCGTCGGGAACGTCCTGGTCGTCGGCGCCGCGGGCGGTGTGGGCTCGATGGCCACGCAGCTGCTGGCGACGTGGACGCAGGCATTCGTGATCGGCACGGCGTCGCGGCCCGAGTCACGGCAGTGGGCCACCGCCTTGGGGGCCGACCTCGTCGTCGACCACCACCGCGACCTCGCCGCCCAGCTGCGCGACGCCGGGGTCGGCCCCGTCGACCTCGTGCTGTCCACCTCGGACACCGGCAGCCGGCTCACCTCGTACGTCGAGCTGCTGCGCCCGTTCGGACACCTCGCCTTCGTCGACGCGCCGGGGCGCTGGGACCTGGAGGCGGCCGCCGGCAGATCGCTGTCGCTGCACGGCGAGATGGTGTTCAGCACGATCGTCACCGGCGGCGACGCCACCCGTCAGGGCCGGATCCTCGCCCGCGCGGCGGGCGACGTCGTGGCGGGCCGCCTGCGTCCGATCGGGACGACGACGCTGCAGGGACTGACCCCCGAGGCCATGCGGGCCGCACACACGCTCGTCGAGAGCGGCCGGAGCGTCGGCAAGACCGTGATCACCCTCTGA
- a CDS encoding SMP-30/gluconolactonase/LRE family protein yields the protein MKLHTPTGFVTGHQFLEGLRWHDGALWASDFFAGTVLTFAPDGDAATVATVPGAPSGLGFLPDGTPLVVSQADATVQRIGTDGTLSTYADFSAIAGGPGNDLLVTPDGHAYVGNFGFAVGSEDPRPTALAHVDPQGTVRRVEGEVLFPNGMALTPDGRLLLAETFLHRITAYDRAPDGTLSSPEVWAQLPEAFMPDGIALDADGGVWFGNALTTGDDAGFYRVVEGGELTDTVPVAGAQAVACAFGGEDLDTLYMSCNATTLEEFVQGRSTGAIATASVGRRGTPA from the coding sequence ATGAAGCTGCACACCCCGACCGGGTTCGTCACCGGACACCAGTTCCTCGAAGGCCTGCGCTGGCACGACGGCGCCCTCTGGGCCAGCGACTTCTTCGCCGGCACGGTGCTCACCTTCGCCCCCGACGGGGACGCCGCCACGGTCGCCACGGTCCCGGGCGCGCCGTCCGGCCTGGGCTTCCTGCCCGACGGCACCCCCCTGGTGGTGTCCCAGGCCGACGCGACGGTCCAGCGGATCGGGACGGACGGCACGCTGAGCACCTACGCCGACTTCAGCGCCATCGCCGGTGGCCCCGGCAACGACCTGCTCGTCACCCCCGACGGGCACGCCTACGTCGGCAACTTCGGGTTCGCCGTCGGGTCCGAGGACCCCCGGCCGACGGCGTTGGCGCACGTCGACCCGCAGGGCACCGTCCGGCGCGTCGAGGGCGAGGTCCTCTTCCCCAACGGCATGGCGCTCACCCCCGACGGCCGGCTCCTGCTGGCGGAGACCTTCCTGCACCGGATCACCGCCTACGACCGCGCACCCGACGGGACCCTGTCGAGCCCGGAGGTCTGGGCGCAGCTCCCCGAGGCGTTCATGCCGGACGGCATCGCCCTCGACGCCGACGGTGGGGTGTGGTTCGGCAACGCACTCACCACCGGCGACGACGCCGGCTTCTACCGGGTGGTCGAGGGCGGCGAGCTGACCGACACGGTGCCCGTGGCCGGGGCGCAGGCCGTGGCGTGCGCGTTCGGCGGCGAGGACCTCGACACCCTGTACATGAGCTGCAACGCGACCACGCTCGAGGAGTTCGTCCAGGGACGGTCCACGGGGGCGATCGCCACGGCGTCGGTGGGGCGGCGGGGCACGCCCGCCTGA